In Natronincola ferrireducens, the DNA window GTCGCAGGATTTTTTCTCTTGGAGCTACCAGCAGGACAGATGTAGAAAATAATAAAAAGGGGGCATATGGCATGGATAAAATCAAGATTGACCCTACTAAAGAAAAGAATGTGTTTAGTATTATTCCAGATATGGAGCAGGAGAAAAAGAAGATTCAGGGAGATTATAGTTTATTACACTTAGGAATTTCTAGTATAGTGCTAGGAGTTGCGATGAATAGTTTTTTACCTATTACTCCATTGGTTTATATCTTTTATGGAATAGGTATTGGAAGCACGGCTTTTCATGTAACAGCTAAAAAGCAATTAAAATATGAAACATTACTAAAACACTGTAACTTGTACAAAGGTGATATGTTACCGCAACTACATGAAAAAAAGAAAACTAGTTATGGTTATTGTTTAAGGTTTAGTCTGCCGCCAGGGCTAAGCAGTGATGATTTTAAAAACAAGAAAAAGGCCATAGAACAATTTTTAGACCGTAGGGTGGAAATAAAGTATGCTCATAAAAACATCCTCCTAGAAATTTATGAGAAAGAGCTCCAAAGAGATTATAATTTTGAGGTTATAGAAACAAAGGGCATATTAGAACTTGTGATAGGTCATTCCTATAACGGCCCTATCACGGTTAACCTTTTAGATGGTGAGCCTCATATGTTGATTGCTGGAGAGACGGGAGCAGGAAAGTCTACCGTATTAAGAGCAATTCTAACTATCTTAATATTAACTAAAGATCCTAACAATGTAAAACTCCATTTAGTGGACCTTAAGCGTGGAGCAGAATTAGGCATATTCCGCAAATGTGAAATGGTTAATAGTTTTAGCAAAACACCAGAAGAAGCCGAAGGGCGACTATACAAAATATTAATGGAAGTTGAAAGAAGATATGATTTATTTGCTCAATATGATTGTGTAGATATCAAAGAGTATAACAAGAAATTTAAGACTAAAAAGTTATACTACCAATTAGTTGTTATAGATGAGTTTTCAGAGCTGAAAAAGGAAAAAGACAGTTTAGGGATTATTGAACGATTAGCAGCTATGGCTAGAGCCTGTGGCATTCATTTACTTATTAGCACTCAGAGACCTTCGGCAACTGTTATCAACGGTGATATAAAAGCTAACGTCTCAGTTGTGTTAGGCCTAAAAACCATGAACGATGTTAACAGCAGAATAGTTATAGATCATGATGGTCTGAGCGATCTAAGAGGTAAAGGACATGGTATTCTTAAGCATAAAGGAAAAGAAATAGAGATACAATCTATGAACCTACAACCATATCAAGCCAGAGACCTATTAAAGGATACCTATACAAAGAAGGATGATAAAAATAATTTTGAGCCTAAGAAACAGAAAACTGTAGCTGGAGAAGTAGAGAACTTTGATTTTCTAAAAGTATTCAAAGGAGATAAATATTAGCATGGTAACCAAAAGGGATAAGGCTGCATTAGACTTTATCTCAAAGTTTCAAGTAGCCAGCACAAGCACATTAAAGGAATTGTTTTATCCAAGTCTAAGGGTAGCCCAAAGGCGATTGAGTACATTGG includes these proteins:
- a CDS encoding FtsK/SpoIIIE domain-containing protein, which translates into the protein MDKIKIDPTKEKNVFSIIPDMEQEKKKIQGDYSLLHLGISSIVLGVAMNSFLPITPLVYIFYGIGIGSTAFHVTAKKQLKYETLLKHCNLYKGDMLPQLHEKKKTSYGYCLRFSLPPGLSSDDFKNKKKAIEQFLDRRVEIKYAHKNILLEIYEKELQRDYNFEVIETKGILELVIGHSYNGPITVNLLDGEPHMLIAGETGAGKSTVLRAILTILILTKDPNNVKLHLVDLKRGAELGIFRKCEMVNSFSKTPEEAEGRLYKILMEVERRYDLFAQYDCVDIKEYNKKFKTKKLYYQLVVIDEFSELKKEKDSLGIIERLAAMARACGIHLLISTQRPSATVINGDIKANVSVVLGLKTMNDVNSRIVIDHDGLSDLRGKGHGILKHKGKEIEIQSMNLQPYQARDLLKDTYTKKDDKNNFEPKKQKTVAGEVENFDFLKVFKGDKY